The window CGCCTGTGAAATAAAAATTTTTGTAAGTAGAAAAATAAGTTTGCTTACAACGTTCGTGATCGCCATACGTAGTGCGGATAATAGAAGGCCACGGAAAGCGAATGCACAAATTTCCTTCCACATTATTTCCTTTCAATTCTGTTCCATTGTGATCCACTAAAATAGGCTCTATTCCCGGCAAGGGAAGCGTCGCATAACTCGGCTTTGTTTTTGTAATTCCTGCTAAAGGCGAAATTAAAATTCCGCCTGTTTCTGTTTGCCACCAGGTGTCTACAATCGGGCAATTATTTTTTCCGATGTGTGTATCGTACCAATGCCAAGCTTCTTCGTTAATCGGCTCACCTACACTTCCCAAAACTCGCAACGAATCTAATTTATACGGTTTTACAAATTCGTCACCATGTGCTTGTAACGCACGAATAGCAGTGGGTGCAGTGTAAAAAATATTTACTTGATGCTTATCAATAATTTTCCAGAAACGTCCAGCATCTGGATAAGTCGGAATTCCTTCAAACATCAGAGTTGTGGCACCTGCTAATAAAGGTCCGTAAATAGTGTACGAATGCCCAGTAACCCAACCAATATCGGCAGTACACCAATAGACTTCTTTTTCATTGTATTGAAAAACATTTCGAAAAGAATAATCCGTGTACACCATATAACCGCCAATCGTATGCACTACACCTTTCGGTTTTCCAGTAGATCCGGAGGTATATAAAATAAATAATAAATCTTCCGCATCCATTTCTTCGGCTTCACAAATCGCAGAAACATTTTTTATTTCGTCTTTCCAAAACACGTCGCGTCCTTGTTTCATGATACATTCAGCATTTGTATGTGAATATACAATCACTCTTTTTACAGAATTGTTTTTTTCTATCGCTTCATCTACAATTTCTTTGATGGAAATTTGTTTCGCGCCACGATACGCGCCATTACTGGTAATGACGAATGTTGATTGACAATCGATGATTCTATCCGAAAGGGAATTGGCGGAGAAGCCTGCAAAAACTACGGAATGTACTGCTCCAATTCTGGCGCAAGCCAACACTGCTATGGTGAGTTGTGGAATCATTGGCATATAAAGAATGATGCGATCGCCTTTTTTTGCACCGTTATTTTTTAACACATTTGCAAAACGACACACTTCTGCGTGGAGTTCGGAATAGGTATATTTTACAGCCTTTTCGTTCGGATTATTCGGTTCCCAAATCAATGCTGTTTGATTTCCTTTGCTTGCCAAATGACGATCTAAACAATTTTCGGTAATGTTTAATTTTCCTCCGATAAACCATCTGACATCTGGCTTTTCGAAATCCCATTCTAAAATTTTATCCCATCTTTTTCGCCAAAAAAAAGTTTTTGCCTGCTCTTCCCAAAAGCGTTCAGGATTTTCGATACTCTTTTTATATTCGGAAAAATATTCTTCTAAGTTGTTAATTCGAATCGCCATCTTGTTAAAATTTATTATCCAAAAGTAAAAAATAATGTGGAATTTATTTTTTGAAAAAACGAAACCCTCTTTGCAAAATTTGCAAAGAGGGTTTCGAAGTATTTGAAAAATTATTTTTTACATCATTCCGCCCATTCCTCCACCCATTCCTGGATTTCCCATTGGAGAAGAATTTTCTTCTTTTTTCTCAGCCAAAACACACTCAGTTGTGAGTAACATTCCAGCAATAGAAGCTGCATTTTCAAGTGCAACGCGTGTTACTTTTGTAGGGTCAATGACACCTGCAGAAAGTAAATTTTCATATTTATCAGTACGTGCATTGTATCCGAAATCAGCTTTTCCTTCGCGTACTTTTTGTACCACGATAGAACCTTCTAATCCTGCATTTGCAACAATTTGACGAAGTGGTTCTTCGATTGCGCGTTTCACAATTTGAATTCCAGTTGTTTCGTCTTCATTCAAACCTTTTAATTTCTCAAGTACTTCGATAGCTCTGATATAAGCAACGCCACCTCCTGGTACAATTCCTTCTTCCACAGCAGCACGTGTTGCGTGAAGTGCATCGTCCACGCGATCTTTTTTCTCTTTCATTTCTACTTCAGTAGCAGCTCCAACGTAAAGAACAGCAACGCCACCAGCTAATTTAGCCAAACGTTCTTGTAGTTTTTCTTTATCGTAATCGGAAGTAGTACTTTCCATTTGCGCTTTAATTTGGTTAACGCGAGCAGTAATTTCTGCTTTTTTTCCGCTGCCTCCAACAATAGTTGTATTGTCTTTATCAATGGTAATTTTTTCGCATTTTCCGAGATAAGATAAATCGGCATTCTCCAATTTAAAACCTCTTTCTTCTGAAATAAGTGTTCCGCCTGTTAAGATAGCGATATCTTCTAACATTGATTTTCTTCTATCGCCAAAACCTGGAGCTTTTACAGCTGCAATTTTTAGTGAACCACGAATTTTATTTACCACTAAAGTGGATAAAGCTTCTCCGTCAATATCTTCGGCAATAATTAAAATTGGTTTTCCTGTTTGAACGCCTTTTTCCAAAATCGGAAGTAATTCCTTCATGTTGGAAATTTTTTTGTCATAAAGTAAAATTAAGGGCTGTTCTAAAACGGCTTCCATTTTCTCCACATCAGTTACAAAATAAGCAGAAACATAACCTCTGTCGAATTGCATTCCTTCTACTATTTCAACAGTAGTTTCAG of the Bacteroidia bacterium genome contains:
- the acs gene encoding acetate--CoA ligase; the protein is MAIRINNLEEYFSEYKKSIENPERFWEEQAKTFFWRKRWDKILEWDFEKPDVRWFIGGKLNITENCLDRHLASKGNQTALIWEPNNPNEKAVKYTYSELHAEVCRFANVLKNNGAKKGDRIILYMPMIPQLTIAVLACARIGAVHSVVFAGFSANSLSDRIIDCQSTFVITSNGAYRGAKQISIKEIVDEAIEKNNSVKRVIVYSHTNAECIMKQGRDVFWKDEIKNVSAICEAEEMDAEDLLFILYTSGSTGKPKGVVHTIGGYMVYTDYSFRNVFQYNEKEVYWCTADIGWVTGHSYTIYGPLLAGATTLMFEGIPTYPDAGRFWKIIDKHQVNIFYTAPTAIRALQAHGDEFVKPYKLDSLRVLGSVGEPINEEAWHWYDTHIGKNNCPIVDTWWQTETGGILISPLAGITKTKPSYATLPLPGIEPILVDHNGTELKGNNVEGNLCIRFPWPSIIRTTYGDHERCKQTYFSTYKNFYFTGDGCKRDEDGYYRITGRADDVMNVSGHRIGTAEVENAINEHSDVVESAVVGFPHPIKGQGIYAYVICSKSIDDIPKLREEILATVTKIIGAIAKPDKIQIVRGLPKTRSGKIMRRILRKIAEGEFANLGDTSTLLDPEVVEEIKVDAVKLQ
- the groL gene encoding chaperonin GroEL (60 kDa chaperone family; promotes refolding of misfolded polypeptides especially under stressful conditions; forms two stacked rings of heptamers to form a barrel-shaped 14mer; ends can be capped by GroES; misfolded proteins enter the barrel where they are refolded when GroES binds), whose translation is MAKNITFNLEARDALKKGVDALANAVKVTLGPKGRHVIIDKKFGAPSITKDGVTVAKEIELSDAVENMGAQMLKEVASKTADIAGDGTTTATVLAQAIVTGGLKNVAAGANPMDLKRGIDKAVQAVVENLKKQSQKVGDDNKKIEQVATISANNDSAVGKLIAEAMGKVKKEGVITVEEAKGTETTVEIVEGMQFDRGYVSAYFVTDVEKMEAVLEQPLILLYDKKISNMKELLPILEKGVQTGKPILIIAEDIDGEALSTLVVNKIRGSLKIAAVKAPGFGDRRKSMLEDIAILTGGTLISEERGFKLENADLSYLGKCEKITIDKDNTTIVGGSGKKAEITARVNQIKAQMESTTSDYDKEKLQERLAKLAGGVAVLYVGAATEVEMKEKKDRVDDALHATRAAVEEGIVPGGGVAYIRAIEVLEKLKGLNEDETTGIQIVKRAIEEPLRQIVANAGLEGSIVVQKVREGKADFGYNARTDKYENLLSAGVIDPTKVTRVALENAASIAGMLLTTECVLAEKKEENSSPMGNPGMGGGMGGMM